The Microvirga lotononidis region GGCGTCGGGCTTCGTCTTGCTCATGCGCGATGCCTTTTGCTGGAAGCGCAAGATCTCTTGCGAAGATAAGGCGGACCGGCTCGTCACGACGCCAAGCAACTTCCCTCTAAAATCCTAACAAATTCTTTATCTTCTTTGTTGTCGCTCACTATCACCATGAAGTGGAGGACGGGTCTTTATGAGCATGAGACTGTCCACGAGAGCCGAGCGCAATCCCTATTTAATGTAAGTTGCAACCGATGCCGTACTAGGATCCTCACACAGGAGGATCTCACGCGTGCAAGGCTGCATGAGGTGCTGGTTCAGTTGTGCCTCATTTTTTGACAGCCAATCAGTTTTGCACCTTCTCCGCGCGGTTGGACGTAGAACCGGCTACGGTCGCCGGGATGTTATCTACCGCACTGGCGTCTGCGCAGACTTCACGAGCTGGCGCAAGGCCGCTGTATCTGGTTCACTGACGACAATCAGCTCTTTGCCGCGGGGCTTCTCAGCTGGCTTTCGGGCAACCGATGGCGAAATACCGACGGCGGCAACCTGCGGATTGCGAGGCTGCTTCTCTAGCGGCTTTGCTGAGACTGCATTGTCCTTGTGGATCGCGCTGGTTTTCTCGCCGATGGCATCTGTCCGGGATACGTCACGGGTGGCGTCATTGGGTTGGAGGTTTACACCTTTGGCATCAGGCCTGACGGGGGGATACTCCCCCCGAGCCTGCTCGTGAGACTGAGACAGCTGGTTGATCTCGCGCCGAGCTGCGGCAAGATCTGCGCGGAGCTGGGTCATCTCGGAGAGTGACACGCGAGTCTTCGTCTGCTCGGCAACAAGCTCGGTTTGCGTGGCCCGCAGGCTTGTGACCTGATCACGAAACTGGTGTTCGACCGTAGCCGACGTGTGCCTCACGATGGCAAACGAGGTCCATCCTGCGGCGGCTGACAAGCTGAGCGCCAGGATTAGACCGCGGTGTGCGTTCAACAGACGTGGCGCAGACTCTTGGAACATGGGCGCCTCCCGCATACGGAAGATGACTGAAATTCAGCGCCGCTCATTCGGGCCCACGGTTGCGGCGACAAAGAGGCTGAAATGGATTACCTCGGCCGCCAGCCACCAGCATGCAGGTGTTTTTGTTGTCTTGGTGAAGACGGTCTTAAAATGGAGAGCTGATGAATAGCCAGTTCTGGGCGATCCCTGATTGCCCAGCATGGTAGCGCAGAGCACCATCCTACTCTGGCGCTTTGGCTGAGAGCTCGACCCTCTCAGCCGGAGTGCCTTCATCCAATCTGTTTATGCAGGCTCAAGCTGCTCGAGCGATCTCAGGGGAGTTCACCAGACGCGAGGTTTCATCACTGCCCAGGCTTGTCAGTGCCTCAAGAACCCGCATCGGAGCTATCGCTGGAATCACCAGCGCATCGATGGAGGGGCATTCAGCCTCCGCGATCGCCTCGGACAGGAGGATCACCGGCCGGTCTGGGCGGTGCCGATGAAACTCATCGGCCAGGAGCCATCCATCGACAAGCCCGGGAAGGCTTATTTTCGTTACAAGCCAGTCGATTTGAGCGCGCTGCTGACAAAGTGATAGGAGGCCCACGTTTCCAGTCGGAGCAGCGAGGACCTGGCAGCCGCCAGTCCGGAGAATCCCCTCCAGCAACTCGCGTGTGATCGGGTCATTGTCGACGACAAGAACGGTAGCTGAGGCTAGCATCGTTGGAGCATCGCGTATTGTTTGGGAGACCTGCCGATATTCTGCCGGCTTGGTTGATGCTTCCTTAAATTATCATGGCGAACGGGTGGGTGCGCCAAGCTGCCACGCCTGATCCTCGACGGTCCGACCGATCCCAGGCAGGACACCGATCAATGGCATTGTACAAACTAACCCTTTGATCGTTCGACGGTCGATCTACGCTGGTGTCGACTGAGACATCCAAAC contains the following coding sequences:
- a CDS encoding response regulator; the protein is MLASATVLVVDNDPITRELLEGILRTGGCQVLAAPTGNVGLLSLCQQRAQIDWLVTKISLPGLVDGWLLADEFHRHRPDRPVILLSEAIAEAECPSIDALVIPAIAPMRVLEALTSLGSDETSRLVNSPEIARAA